Sequence from the Megalops cyprinoides isolate fMegCyp1 chromosome 4, fMegCyp1.pri, whole genome shotgun sequence genome:
AAACATTGTACACATAGTTTCATTGGTTATTTGTAACTTCCGGTAGTTGCGTCACTCTAATCGCCAGCTGTCTCTTCCATTGGTTGATGTGGTTGTCTATCGAGGCATGGCCACGCTCACATGCGGTTGTTAGGTTGACGCGTAAAAAAAACCGCTGGATCGCCCGAACGTAAAAGTGACACAGGGTATTTACATGGTCAGCTAAAGAAAATCGCGgcgaaaaaaagacaaaaatatagtTTTGCATATTATAAAGAACTCATCATGGAGTCCTATGACATCATAGCTAACCAGCCTGTGGTGATTGATAATGTAAGTAACGGTAGCTACCTGCAAAATTGATCACAttactgctagctagctagctagcgaggTGCAGTTCCTTGTCattgtttagctagctagctacgggTCGTTTTTCTTTAGATGGATAGCTATCTACATTTCATTCTGTATCCATTCAATATCATATTAGCTACGGTGAATTGATGCCCAGCAAGGCAGCTATCATTGCTATTTGTGGAGACAATTAACATTTAGCACCAAAATAGGTGGTTACTTTTCCCCACACCAGCTGTCCAACGACATTGTCATTATGGTATCTTTTAGCAGATTACATACATGCCCTGTATTTGACACAATAATAATAGCTGTCCGGCTAGCATGCAGCAGTTAAATTCTATCCATGCAGAACTCAATATACTCGATCACTGGTTAGCGAAATAAGAGCTTATAAATAAATGTCTAGCTGTGAAGTAGCATTTCGTTACTAGAACGCTAGCGTAACGACTGTCTCCCTGAGCGGACCCCGCCTTTGCAAGCTAACTGAAACAGCGCTCTAATGATGAAGTCCTGTGTAGCTAAAATGAACTCGTTAGCTATTTGTCTCACTTTCATCCCATCAAAAATGTGTATTCTAGAATATATTGgttgttttgtctgttgtgtCTGTTTAGCTTTCTATATAGCTAGCAAACTGGTCTATTCTGTCAAACGCCGAGCATTTTGCATTGCCGTTGCATTGGAATGAATACCACTAGCTATCTTGACATTTCCCAGATCACGTTCTCCTAGCAACTTCCTATGGGTCCGTGTGCCTTACACTGCAGAAACGAATACTCgtttttaatctgaaagagTACTGAGTGAGGGTACATTTCCAAGGCACACAGAAGTGAAACGTAAGGCCTCAGAAGTTTTCTTCAGTCTCAAAGAGCTGCAGTGTCTTCAGTTGTTGTTTTCACGTGGTTTTGCATGCTTGAGGCACCCATTTAAGATGTGTGTCTGAGATTCTCCCAAAGTGTTATGGGAGCAAATGACTTCTGGGACAGTGAGAGAAGAGATAAGTCAGGAGACATAGGGTGGTGATTAGGGAGCTCTGACTGCTGGTCGTCTGTGACCTGTGgccctgtcacatgaccaggcAGCAAAGGAGTGGAGCAGTGATGGTGGGGACCACCCTAAACTGAGTCCACATCTTTCCATCTCTTGTCTTCCTGTGACATCCATCTTAGCTGTCTGCATTAACATGGCcttttatgtctgtctgtctttctttttcagggttCAGGTGTTATCAAAGCAGGATTTGCTGGAGACCAGATCCCCAAATACTGCTTCCCAAACTAGTAAGTCAGCTTTTTATTCTCCACTTTTTGTAATTGTTATGTCATATTGTGTGTCACTGATAGTGTCATTATGGTGATGAAACGTTTGACTTGTGGTTGATCTGTGGTTTAATTCCAGTGTGGGACGTCCCAAACACGTGAGGGTGATGGCTGGGGCACTTGAAGGAGATCTCTTCATTGGTCCCAAAGCTGAGGTAGCTTTCGTATTGTCCTCCACATCCTACATGGATGACACCTTTGTAATCCTCAGATGTCTTGTTGTAGTTCCTTTCAGGTGGCATATGTATAGCATATGAGAAGCATAATGTGTTTCTGACCCTAATGCTCTTTCAACTGAACTGTTGCCTGAAAGTTGTGTAATGCAGTAGTTCGTCTCTTTCTGCCTGTGGCTGTAGGAGCATAGGGGTTTGTTGTCAGTACGCTACCCCATGGAGCATGGTATTGTCAAGGACTGGAACGACATGGAACGCATCTGGCAGTACGTCTACTccaaggagcagctgcagacCTTCTCCGAGGAGGTGTGTGTATTTCATGAGTTCCCACCCTGCCCAGCCCACTGAATGGGCTAACTGTTACCTGCCAGGAACAAGCCAGTCACACTAACAGCCAGACTGACAGAAGCGCTAAAGTGCTAAATTTACCTCTGTAGGTTATCTCTTAAGGGAGTTTTCCTAAGGTCTTTTAATAGCTGAAATAAATTCACAAcagctaaatttaaaattatgtaAGGGAGTTTGCACGCTTTCACAAATTAGAGGAAGCCAGCcatgtgtgatgtgttgcatttttgtcactgtatcttgTCACACTCTTGTCATTTCCTCAGCACCCTGTTTTGCTGACAGAGGCACCCCTGAACCCTAGCAAGAATCGGGAGCGGGCGGCAGAGGTGTTCTTCGAGACCTTCAACGTTCCAGCCCTCTTCATCTCCATGCAGGCCGTCCTCAGCCTGTGAGTGTGGGCATTACAGAAAATCCAACGCCAGTGATTGGCCAGCACAAAAAACTGAGGGGTGGGGGCTCAGTTCCCTCAGCAGAGTGATGGGACAACTTCCTTTTTGTCCCCTCTGCTCTCAGGTACGCCACGGGACGGACGACAGGAGTGGTGTTAGATGCGGGCGATGGGGTGACCCACGCCGTGCCCATCTACGAGGGCTTCGCTATCCCCCACTCCATCATGCGGGTGGACATCGCGGGGCGCGACGTCTCCCGCTACCTCCGGCTGCTTCTGCGCAAGGAGGGCTACGACTTCCACACCTCAGCAGAATTCGAGGTGGTTCGCACCATCAAAGAGGTAAGTGGCTGGGAAGAGAGAGCAGTGCTTTCTTTTGGTTGCTGAAATCATGTGTTTTCTAACTGCCACTTTAATTACCATTGAATAACTTTGACTGATATTTGAAAGGAAACTGTCACTTTGCTTATTCTGAAAACATAGCTGTGGAAAGAGTTAGTGTTGAGCAGTATCTCCTCTGTTCATATTGTACCCAGAGTCACTTGAATTCATTTCTGTACCTCTGCAGAGGGCATGTTACCTGTCCCTAAATCCCCAGAAGGATGAGACCCTGGAGACAGAGAAGGCACAATACACCCTCCCTGATGGCAGCACGTTGGATGTTAGTTTCTGTCCCTGTCAATTCACTGGAACTTTAAACTGACAGCATTTGCAAACACCATCACCTTCTCCCATGCTATGCAAATATCATATGCCGGATATTGCAAAAGTCACATAATCCAAATGATGTAAagtaattgttgttttttttgaaagcagGACTAATTTAAAGCCTTACTTTTTCctgtacattcacacactggTGGCTAGTGGCTTGTGACACGTGTCGTACCTTCTGCAGATCGGGCCCGCAAGGTTCCGGGCCCCGGAGCTGCTGTTCAGGCCGGACCTGATCGGGGATGAGAGCGAGGGCATCCATGAGGTGTTGGCCTTCGCCATCCAGAAGTCGGACATGGA
This genomic interval carries:
- the LOC118776664 gene encoding beta-centractin gives rise to the protein MESYDIIANQPVVIDNGSGVIKAGFAGDQIPKYCFPNYVGRPKHVRVMAGALEGDLFIGPKAEEHRGLLSVRYPMEHGIVKDWNDMERIWQYVYSKEQLQTFSEEHPVLLTEAPLNPSKNRERAAEVFFETFNVPALFISMQAVLSLYATGRTTGVVLDAGDGVTHAVPIYEGFAIPHSIMRVDIAGRDVSRYLRLLLRKEGYDFHTSAEFEVVRTIKERACYLSLNPQKDETLETEKAQYTLPDGSTLDIGPARFRAPELLFRPDLIGDESEGIHEVLAFAIQKSDMDLRRTLFSNIVLSGGSTLLKGFGDRLLSEVKKLAPKDVKIKISAPQERLYSTWIGGSILASLDTFKKMWVSKKEYEEDRARAIHRKTF